The Pseudomonas extremaustralis genome contains a region encoding:
- a CDS encoding APC family permease, which yields MSTSPTPDGVLKPTLSVFDVVTITVSAVTPASSVFVIAPFAIQQAGSGVFLAFVIAGLLALMFAFCYAELGRAHNSAGGEYVYAKRVFGGMAGYATFLTVLVMLLFIPPVLATGAATYLNNALGTKFDSQTVALVIVVCSYALGILNIKLNAWITGTCLLLEVAALLVIVVIGFGHPVQPASVLFQPQIVENGVMHLAPWALVIGAVGIGLFSYNGYGPAVLLAEDMKCGGKGVHKAVLWSLGLVVVIELVPITALLIGAPSLSAMISSPDPIGYLLTSHGNETLSRLVSAGIFLSVFNAIVAIVIQIGRVVFSSGRDALWTPTINKLFTRIHPRWDSPWLATLFLAIPSALLSFSSNLADLTSFSVLLIIMVYLVVALSALMSRVLLRDREHPYRMPLWPLPALAAVLGAGYLLVTSLMVASVRDIMIIIGLLALSVILYCISGRLSPVFQKL from the coding sequence ATGAGCACTTCCCCTACGCCCGACGGCGTGCTGAAACCCACCCTGAGCGTCTTCGATGTAGTGACCATCACCGTGTCAGCGGTGACGCCCGCCAGCTCCGTGTTCGTGATCGCCCCGTTTGCCATCCAGCAAGCCGGCAGCGGCGTGTTCCTGGCCTTTGTGATCGCCGGGCTGCTCGCGCTGATGTTTGCCTTTTGCTACGCCGAACTGGGCCGCGCCCACAACAGTGCCGGCGGTGAGTACGTGTACGCCAAGCGGGTGTTCGGCGGCATGGCCGGCTATGCGACCTTCCTGACGGTGCTGGTGATGCTGTTGTTTATCCCGCCGGTCTTGGCCACGGGCGCGGCAACGTACCTGAATAACGCCCTGGGCACGAAGTTCGACTCGCAGACCGTCGCCCTGGTCATCGTGGTGTGCAGTTACGCCCTGGGCATCCTCAATATCAAGCTCAACGCCTGGATCACCGGCACCTGCCTACTGTTGGAAGTGGCGGCATTGCTGGTGATCGTGGTGATCGGCTTCGGTCATCCGGTGCAGCCGGCCAGCGTGCTGTTCCAACCGCAGATCGTCGAGAACGGCGTCATGCACCTGGCGCCATGGGCGCTGGTGATCGGCGCAGTGGGTATCGGTCTGTTTTCCTACAATGGCTACGGGCCAGCGGTGTTGCTGGCAGAAGACATGAAATGCGGCGGCAAGGGCGTGCACAAAGCGGTGCTGTGGTCCCTGGGCCTGGTGGTGGTGATCGAGCTGGTGCCGATCACCGCACTGTTGATCGGCGCGCCGTCCCTGAGTGCGATGATCAGCAGCCCGGACCCCATCGGCTACCTGCTGACCAGCCATGGCAACGAAACCCTGTCGCGCCTGGTCAGCGCCGGGATCTTCCTGTCGGTGTTCAACGCCATCGTCGCCATCGTCATCCAGATCGGCCGCGTGGTGTTCAGCAGCGGGCGCGATGCGTTGTGGACGCCGACCATCAATAAACTGTTCACGCGCATTCATCCGCGTTGGGATTCGCCCTGGTTGGCTACGCTGTTCCTGGCGATACCCTCGGCGCTGTTGAGCTTCAGTTCCAACCTGGCCGACCTCACCTCGTTCAGCGTGCTGCTGATCATCATGGTGTACCTGGTGGTGGCGTTGAGTGCATTGATGAGCCGGGTGCTGCTGCGCGACCGCGAGCATCCCTATCGCATGCCTCTTTGGCCTTTGCCGGCGCTGGCGGCCGTGCTGGGCGCTGGCTACCTGCTGGTGACCTCGCTCATGGTGGCCTCGGTGCGGGACATCATGATCATCATCGGCCTGCTGGCACTGTCGGTGATTCTGTATTGCATCAGTGGCCGGTTGAGTCCGGTCTTCCAGAAATTGTAA
- a CDS encoding DmpA family aminopeptidase codes for MRARQLGITLGLGTPGELNAITDVPGVRVGHCTLKTRIDGKQVRTGVSLIQPRAGEARQQPCFAGYHVLNGNGDATGLEWISEAGLLTTPLAITNTHSIGIVRDTLIALERERLADPAVYWCMPVVMETYDGLLNDIWGQHVKPEHVRQALDNAASGPVQEGAVGGGTGMICHEFKGGIGTASRRLTAEQGGWTVGVLVQANHGKRQELRVDGYPVGRRLMDIPSPFAERGTPGMGSIVVIIATDAPLLPHQCQRLAQRASIGIARTGGGTEDSSGDLFLAFATGNRDLPAADYGRKDLPLSTALQMVNNDHISPLFSAAAEAVEEAIINAILAGEAMVTDDGIQVPDLAGETLLRALHDTGWRAPSERTR; via the coding sequence ATGCGCGCACGTCAATTGGGCATCACGTTGGGGCTGGGCACGCCCGGTGAGTTGAATGCCATCACCGATGTGCCGGGCGTGCGGGTCGGCCACTGCACGCTCAAGACCCGTATCGACGGCAAGCAGGTGCGCACCGGCGTCAGCCTGATCCAGCCGCGGGCCGGCGAGGCGCGGCAGCAGCCGTGCTTTGCCGGGTACCACGTGCTCAATGGCAACGGTGACGCCACTGGCTTGGAATGGATCAGCGAAGCCGGCCTGCTGACCACGCCGCTGGCCATCACCAACACCCACAGCATCGGCATCGTGCGCGACACCCTGATCGCCCTGGAGCGCGAGCGCCTGGCGGACCCGGCGGTGTACTGGTGCATGCCGGTGGTGATGGAGACCTATGACGGCCTGCTCAACGACATCTGGGGTCAGCACGTCAAGCCCGAGCATGTGCGTCAGGCGCTGGACAACGCCGCCAGCGGGCCGGTGCAGGAGGGCGCGGTGGGCGGCGGCACGGGGATGATCTGCCATGAATTCAAGGGCGGTATCGGCACGGCTTCGCGGCGCTTGACGGCGGAGCAGGGCGGTTGGACCGTCGGCGTGCTGGTGCAGGCCAACCATGGCAAGCGCCAGGAACTGCGCGTGGATGGCTACCCGGTGGGGCGTCGATTGATGGACATCCCGTCACCGTTTGCCGAGCGGGGCACGCCGGGCATGGGCTCGATCGTGGTGATCATCGCCACCGATGCGCCTTTATTGCCGCACCAGTGCCAACGCCTGGCGCAGCGCGCGTCCATCGGCATCGCACGCACCGGCGGTGGCACCGAGGACTCCAGCGGCGATCTGTTCCTGGCGTTCGCCACTGGCAACCGGGACTTGCCGGCGGCCGATTATGGGCGCAAGGATCTGCCCTTGAGCACGGCGTTGCAGATGGTCAATAACGACCATATCTCGCCGTTGTTCAGTGCGGCAGCGGAGGCGGTGGAAGAGGCGATCATCAATGCGATCCTGGCCGGTGAGGCCATGGTCACCGACGACGGCATCCAAGTACCCGACTTGGCGGGCGAAACATTATTGAGGGCACTGCACGACACCGGTTGGCGAGCGCCCAGCGAACGAACGCGCTAA
- a CDS encoding YgdI/YgdR family lipoprotein, with product MNMKKWGLPLVAITFLALAGCATQTVVTLQNGTQYLTKDTPKTKNADGFYEFTDIAGKHIRVKADDVATVRKED from the coding sequence ATGAACATGAAGAAGTGGGGTCTGCCCCTGGTTGCAATCACTTTTCTGGCATTGGCCGGTTGCGCGACGCAAACCGTCGTGACGCTGCAAAACGGCACACAGTATTTGACCAAAGACACGCCAAAAACCAAGAACGCTGACGGGTTCTATGAATTCACCGACATCGCCGGCAAACACATCCGCGTCAAGGCCGATGACGTCGCCACGGTACGCAAGGAAGACTGA
- a CDS encoding VRR-NUC domain-containing protein, producing the protein MANPLEDPLYYLHNFRQVLHWLGQRYADLLDPDEQHFIQQFDSLPQAAQALLVRMVMRKGVHFRASKLNYQEIGCPHAAAGPLLELGWLDAGCPLTFEALFALLQKGEILAAFKPWIDQPKGNKADWLAGLAAQFSESRSFAQWCPDLADTLYSLTVMDLCDRLRLMFFGNLHQDWSEFVLADLGIYTYEKVEFCAESRGLRSRADLHGFLFLHQCQQAFEAGEALADVLARVATLSTDNPWLEKRRAKLLFQAGQHCERSAELALAAQIYRTCAYPGARARLIRVLERQEDYAQALALANAAQQAPESPAEQQHLVRVLPRLRRKLGEPAVPKAKPRAVTRLDLALTPPAPLMSVEYCVQAHLSEPDAPVHYVENGLINSLFGLLCWEAIFAPLPGAFFHPFQRGPADLHSEDFHQRRAPLFAACFEQLQDERYKATIRQRYNEKWGIQSPFVFWNLLSEELLEQALACLPAEHLRCWFERLLLDIRANRAGMPDLIQFWPGQKTYRMIEVKGPGDRLQDNQLRWLEFCGEYQMPVTVCYVRWAEQPA; encoded by the coding sequence ATGGCCAATCCCCTCGAAGATCCGCTCTATTACCTGCATAACTTCCGTCAGGTCCTGCATTGGCTGGGGCAACGCTATGCCGATCTGCTCGATCCTGACGAACAGCATTTCATTCAGCAATTTGACAGCTTGCCGCAGGCCGCCCAGGCCTTGCTGGTGCGCATGGTGATGCGCAAGGGCGTGCATTTCCGGGCGAGCAAACTCAATTACCAAGAGATCGGTTGCCCCCACGCCGCGGCCGGGCCGCTGCTGGAGCTGGGTTGGCTCGACGCAGGATGCCCGCTGACGTTCGAGGCGCTGTTCGCGTTGTTGCAGAAGGGCGAAATCCTGGCGGCGTTCAAGCCCTGGATCGACCAGCCCAAGGGCAACAAAGCCGACTGGTTGGCGGGCTTGGCGGCGCAGTTCAGCGAATCGCGCAGTTTTGCCCAGTGGTGCCCCGACCTGGCCGACACGCTGTACAGCCTTACCGTGATGGACCTGTGCGATCGCCTGCGGCTGATGTTTTTCGGCAACCTGCATCAGGACTGGTCTGAGTTCGTACTGGCCGATCTGGGTATCTACACCTATGAAAAGGTCGAGTTTTGCGCCGAGTCCCGTGGTTTGCGCAGTCGTGCGGACTTGCACGGGTTCCTGTTCCTGCACCAGTGCCAGCAGGCGTTTGAAGCCGGTGAGGCGTTGGCGGACGTGTTGGCCCGTGTCGCGACGCTGAGCACCGACAACCCCTGGCTGGAAAAACGCCGGGCCAAACTGCTGTTCCAGGCGGGCCAGCATTGCGAGCGCAGCGCCGAATTGGCGCTGGCCGCGCAGATTTACCGCACCTGCGCCTACCCCGGCGCCAGGGCGCGGCTGATTCGGGTGCTGGAGCGCCAGGAGGATTACGCCCAGGCCCTGGCCCTGGCGAACGCCGCGCAACAGGCCCCGGAAAGCCCCGCCGAGCAGCAGCATCTGGTGCGTGTGCTGCCACGCCTGCGGCGCAAACTGGGCGAGCCGGCCGTGCCCAAGGCCAAGCCTCGGGCGGTCACGCGCCTGGACCTGGCTCTCACGCCGCCTGCGCCGCTGATGTCGGTGGAATACTGCGTGCAGGCCCACCTGAGCGAACCGGATGCGCCAGTGCACTACGTGGAAAACGGCCTGATTAATTCGTTGTTCGGGCTGTTGTGCTGGGAAGCGATTTTCGCGCCGCTGCCGGGCGCGTTTTTCCACCCGTTCCAGCGCGGGCCGGCGGACCTGCACAGCGAAGACTTCCATCAGCGCCGGGCGCCCTTGTTTGCCGCGTGTTTCGAGCAACTGCAGGATGAGCGCTACAAGGCCACTATTCGCCAGCGCTATAACGAAAAATGGGGCATCCAGTCGCCGTTCGTGTTCTGGAACCTGCTCAGCGAGGAACTGCTGGAGCAGGCCCTGGCCTGCCTGCCCGCCGAGCACCTGCGCTGCTGGTTCGAACGGTTGCTGCTGGATATCCGCGCCAACCGCGCCGGAATGCCGGACCTGATCCAGTTCTGGCCGGGGCAAAAGACCTATCGCATGATCGAGGTCAAGGGTCCCGGCGACCGCCTGCAAGACAACCAACTGCGTTGGCTGGAGTTCTGCGGCGAATACCAGATGCCCGTGACCGTCTGCTATGTGCGCTGGGCGGAGCAACCGGCTTGA